A part of Vulpes vulpes isolate BD-2025 chromosome 15, VulVul3, whole genome shotgun sequence genomic DNA contains:
- the RCN2 gene encoding reticulocalbin-2 isoform X1 — protein MRLGSRPAALGLLLLCLAAAGAGDAEELHYPQGEHRSDYDREALLGGQEEVDEYVKLSPEEQHKRLKSIIQKIDLDSDGFLTESELSSWIQMSFKHYAMQEAKQQFVEYDKNNDGSVSWDEYNIQMYDRVIDFDENTALDDAEEESFRQLHLKDKKRFEKANQDSSPGLNLEEFIAFEHPEEVDYMTEFVIQEALEEHDKNGDGFVSLEEFLGDYRRDPTANEDPEWILVEKDRFLNDYDKDNDGRLDPQELLSWVVPNNQGIAQEEALHLIDEMDLNSDRKLSEAEILENQDLFLTSEATDYGRQLHDEYFYHDEL, from the exons ATGCGGCTGGGCTCGAGGCCCGCGgcgctggggctgctgctgctgtgcttggcggccgcgggggccggggaCGCCGAGGAGCTGCACTACCCGCAGGGCGAGCACCGCAGCGACTACGACCGGGAGGCGCTGCTGGGCGGCCAG GAAGAAGTCGACGAATATGTGAAACTCTCCCCCGAAGAGCAACACAAGAGGCTGAAGTCGATCATACAGAAGATCGACCTGGACTCAGACGGCTTTCTCACCGAAA GCGAACTCAGTTCGTGGATTCAGATGTCTTTTAAGCATTATGCTATGCAAGAAGCAAAACAACAGTTTGTTGAATATGACAAAAACAATGATGGTAGTGTGTCATGGGATGAATACAACATTCAGATGTATGATCGTGTGATCGACTTTGATGAGAACACTGCTCTGGATGATGCAGAAGAGGAATCATTTAGGCAG cTTCATTTAAAGGACAAGAAGCGATTTGAGAAAGCAAACCAAGATTCAAGTCCTGGTTTGAATCTTGAAGAATTTATTGCTTTTGAGCATCCTGAAGAAGTTGATTATATGACG GAATTTGTCATTCAGGAAGCTTTAGAAGAACATGATAAAAATGGTGATGGATTTGTTAGTTTAGAAGAATTTCTTGGTGACTACAGACGGGATCCAA CAGCAAATGAAGATCCAGAGTGGATACTGGTTGAGAAAGATAGGTTCCTGAATGATTATGACAAAGATAATGATGGCAGACTTGACCCCCAAGAGCTGTTGTCTTGGGTAGTACCCAATAATCAGGGCATTGCCCAAGAAGAG gctCTTCACCTAATTGATGAAATGGATTTGAACAGTGACAGAAAGCTCTCTGAAGCAGAGATTCTGGAGAACCAGGACTTGTTTCTTACCAGTGAAGCCACAGATTATGGCAGACAGCTTCATGATGAATATTTCTATCATGATGAGCTTTAA
- the RCN2 gene encoding reticulocalbin-2 isoform X2 translates to MRLGSRPAALGLLLLCLAAAGAGDAEELHYPQGEHRSDYDREALLGGQEEVDEYVKLSPEEQHKRLKSIIQKIDLDSDGFLTESELSSWIQMSFKHYAMQEAKQQFVEYDKNNDGSVSWDEYNIQMYDRVIDFDENTALDDAEEESFRQLHLKDKKRFEKANQDSSPGLNLEEFIAFEHPEEVDYMTEFVIQEALEEHDKNGDGFVSLEEFLGDYRRDPTNEDPEWILVEKDRFLNDYDKDNDGRLDPQELLSWVVPNNQGIAQEEALHLIDEMDLNSDRKLSEAEILENQDLFLTSEATDYGRQLHDEYFYHDEL, encoded by the exons ATGCGGCTGGGCTCGAGGCCCGCGgcgctggggctgctgctgctgtgcttggcggccgcgggggccggggaCGCCGAGGAGCTGCACTACCCGCAGGGCGAGCACCGCAGCGACTACGACCGGGAGGCGCTGCTGGGCGGCCAG GAAGAAGTCGACGAATATGTGAAACTCTCCCCCGAAGAGCAACACAAGAGGCTGAAGTCGATCATACAGAAGATCGACCTGGACTCAGACGGCTTTCTCACCGAAA GCGAACTCAGTTCGTGGATTCAGATGTCTTTTAAGCATTATGCTATGCAAGAAGCAAAACAACAGTTTGTTGAATATGACAAAAACAATGATGGTAGTGTGTCATGGGATGAATACAACATTCAGATGTATGATCGTGTGATCGACTTTGATGAGAACACTGCTCTGGATGATGCAGAAGAGGAATCATTTAGGCAG cTTCATTTAAAGGACAAGAAGCGATTTGAGAAAGCAAACCAAGATTCAAGTCCTGGTTTGAATCTTGAAGAATTTATTGCTTTTGAGCATCCTGAAGAAGTTGATTATATGACG GAATTTGTCATTCAGGAAGCTTTAGAAGAACATGATAAAAATGGTGATGGATTTGTTAGTTTAGAAGAATTTCTTGGTGACTACAGACGGGATCCAA CAAATGAAGATCCAGAGTGGATACTGGTTGAGAAAGATAGGTTCCTGAATGATTATGACAAAGATAATGATGGCAGACTTGACCCCCAAGAGCTGTTGTCTTGGGTAGTACCCAATAATCAGGGCATTGCCCAAGAAGAG gctCTTCACCTAATTGATGAAATGGATTTGAACAGTGACAGAAAGCTCTCTGAAGCAGAGATTCTGGAGAACCAGGACTTGTTTCTTACCAGTGAAGCCACAGATTATGGCAGACAGCTTCATGATGAATATTTCTATCATGATGAGCTTTAA